Below is a genomic region from Thermochromatium tepidum ATCC 43061.
GGCCCGGAAGCGGTCGAGTCGATCATCCACGTCTCCAGGTCGATCCATCCATCCTCACGCCGCCGGATGGGCAACCGCTCCAGAACCTGCGTGAAGGTCCCATCGTCACGCCAGTCGCGAAACCGCTGGTAGACCGTCGACCAGGGACCGAAGCGTTCGGGGCGGTCGCGCCATGCCGCCTCCGAGCACAGCACCCAAAACAGACCGTTGAGCATCAGGCGATCATCTCGGCGCGGGCGACCGGGGCGCGCCGGACGAGAAAACAGCTCGGCGACAACTCCTAGGCTTCATCCGGGAGCTCGTAGCGTCTCGAACTCTGGCCTCTTCTCCTCTTGGACTGAGGTCAGTCTAACAAGCTGGGTTTTCGTACAGAACGTAAAAAACTCCTGACTTTAGTCAGGGGTTTTTACGACTTCATTTCCATGTAGAGCTTAGCAAGCGAAGTCTGGGTTTTCATCGAATATTGAGCAAACGGGCCTTCCAGCACGGATTGCCTGGCTTCGTCGAGATGCCCCTTTTGCACGAGTTGCACGACCTCCGCCGCATGAATGTGAAACTCGGCATGTTCTGCCTTGAGCTGGTGAAACTTGGGCAAGTGCCCGCAGAAGGTCTTGCCCTCGCCATAAATCCATCTGCCCAGCGCGCATTTGTCATCCTGGCAGATAACCGCCGGGTCTAGTT
It encodes:
- a CDS encoding CZB domain-containing protein — translated: MNLLDWFKYLAQGKGTAAQPSPPPPELGAVKDDAIVQGLDFSAAIEAHRKWKARLIDFIEGRSQEKLDPAVICQDDKCALGRWIYGEGKTFCGHLPKFHQLKAEHAEFHIHAAEVVQLVQKGHLDEARQSVLEGPFAQYSMKTQTSLAKLYMEMKS